A DNA window from Flavisolibacter ginsenosidimutans contains the following coding sequences:
- the nuoH gene encoding NADH-quinone oxidoreductase subunit NuoH, with amino-acid sequence MLLQIDWFIIIEKFILIAVIVTTALIVAMYSTYAERKIAAFLQDRRGPNRAGPFGLLQPLADGVKLFMKEEIIPLTSSKTLFIMGPLLAMITATMTSAVIPWGWTIDVAGRQVPLQIADVNIGILYIFGVVSLGVYGIMIGGWASNNKFSLLAAVRGASQMISYELAMGLSLIAVLMLVGDLRMSAIVTHQTQHGWNIIYQPLGFLIFFVCALAECNRTPFDLPEAENELNFGYHQEYSSMKLGFYLFAEYINMFISGVVMSTLFFGGYDIPFVNEAAWGAHWWVGLIGFAVLMAKAFAFIFLFMWIRWTIPRFRYDQLMNLGWKGLLPLALVNMLITAVVVLLLNK; translated from the coding sequence ATGTTATTACAAATTGATTGGTTCATTATTATTGAAAAGTTTATTCTCATCGCGGTGATTGTAACCACGGCTTTGATTGTGGCGATGTACAGCACCTATGCGGAACGGAAAATCGCGGCTTTTTTGCAGGACAGGAGAGGGCCAAACCGTGCCGGTCCTTTTGGGTTATTGCAACCGCTGGCCGATGGCGTAAAGCTGTTCATGAAGGAGGAAATTATCCCGCTGACTTCATCCAAAACACTGTTCATTATGGGACCGTTGCTGGCCATGATTACCGCAACGATGACGAGTGCCGTAATTCCCTGGGGCTGGACGATTGACGTGGCCGGACGGCAGGTGCCCTTGCAAATTGCCGACGTGAACATCGGCATCCTTTACATTTTTGGCGTGGTGAGTTTGGGGGTATACGGCATCATGATCGGGGGATGGGCTTCCAACAACAAGTTCTCGCTGCTGGCGGCCGTTCGTGGGGCATCGCAAATGATCTCTTACGAATTGGCAATGGGCCTTTCGTTAATTGCGGTGCTAATGCTTGTCGGCGACCTGCGCATGAGCGCCATCGTTACGCACCAAACGCAACACGGATGGAATATCATTTACCAGCCTTTGGGCTTTCTCATCTTTTTTGTGTGCGCACTGGCCGAATGTAATCGCACGCCGTTCGATTTACCCGAAGCCGAAAACGAATTGAACTTTGGTTATCACCAGGAGTATTCGTCCATGAAATTGGGCTTTTACCTTTTTGCTGAATATATCAACATGTTCATCAGCGGTGTGGTGATGTCGACGCTTTTTTTCGGCGGTTATGACATTCCCTTTGTGAACGAAGCAGCGTGGGGAGCGCATTGGTGGGTGGGATTGATTGGCTTTGCCGTACTGATGGCGAAAGCGTTCGCCTTCATCTTCCTGTTCATGTGGATCCGCTGGACCATCCCGCGGTTCCGTTACGATCAGTTGATGAACCTTGGCTGGAAAGGCTTGCTGCCGCTG
- a CDS encoding NADH-quinone oxidoreductase subunit B: MARPVSYNIKEKPLEKDISIVDMPDGYQGEGFFATKLGDVVGLARKNSLWPLPFATKCCGIEFMATMASHYDLARFGAERVGFSPRQCDLLMIIGLISKKMAPVVKQVYLQMAEPRWVMAIGACASSGGIFDTYSVLQGVDQVIPVDVYVPGCPPRPEAILDGFMKVQEIVGKESLRRRNSDHYKKLLESYGIQ, from the coding sequence ATGGCTCGTCCGGTTTCATATAATATCAAAGAAAAGCCTTTAGAAAAGGACATCAGCATCGTGGACATGCCCGATGGCTATCAAGGCGAAGGTTTCTTCGCAACGAAGTTGGGTGACGTAGTAGGCTTGGCAAGAAAGAATTCTCTCTGGCCGCTTCCCTTTGCGACAAAATGTTGCGGCATCGAATTCATGGCAACGATGGCTTCGCATTACGACCTGGCAAGGTTTGGGGCCGAGCGGGTTGGCTTCTCGCCGCGGCAATGCGATTTGCTGATGATAATCGGGCTTATCTCAAAAAAAATGGCGCCTGTTGTAAAGCAGGTTTATCTGCAAATGGCGGAGCCCCGGTGGGTGATGGCCATTGGCGCTTGTGCATCCAGCGGCGGAATTTTTGATACCTACAGTGTGTTGCAGGGCGTGGACCAGGTGATACCCGTAGATGTTTACGTACCAGGCTGCCCACCAAGACCGGAAGCCATTCTTGACGGGTTTATGAAAGTGCAGGAAATTGTAGGAAAGGAAAGTTTGCGAAGAAGAAACAGCGATCATTATAAAAAATTGTTGGAGAGTTACGGAATACAATAG
- a CDS encoding VOC family protein — protein MQITPYLIFDGNCEEALNFYAKILSGNVSGLMRYKDAPGENRMGMAGDKVMHSHLDVDGNVLMMASDGPGGGQGTASAHLSLNFKDADSIKAAYTALQDGGKVSMPLQDTFWGATFGMLTDKYGVNWMFNYDKPKNN, from the coding sequence ATGCAAATCACACCTTATCTCATTTTCGACGGCAATTGCGAAGAAGCCTTGAACTTCTACGCAAAGATTTTAAGCGGCAACGTTAGCGGTTTAATGCGCTACAAAGACGCCCCCGGCGAGAACCGCATGGGAATGGCCGGCGACAAAGTCATGCATTCGCATCTTGATGTTGACGGCAATGTATTGATGATGGCGTCTGATGGTCCCGGTGGCGGTCAAGGAACGGCATCGGCACACTTGAGTTTAAATTTCAAAGATGCAGACAGCATTAAAGCAGCTTACACGGCCCTGCAGGACGGCGGCAAAGTGAGCATGCCTTTGCAGGATACCTTTTGGGGCGCTACGTTTGGCATGTTAACCGACAAGTATGGCGTGAACTGGATGTTCAACTATGACAAGCCGAAGAACAATTAA
- a CDS encoding NADH-quinone oxidoreductase subunit C: MALSNEYIKQKLQATFGEDVYGFEEPYGMLTFETKPELNLKLMRFLFDEPALGFQFLTDLTAVHYPAYQGRELAVVYHLHNLVENCRIRFKVFVPIVKPDVFSATKIFEAANWLEREAYDFYGVNFVGHPNLIRIQNVDEMDYFPLRKEYPLEDQTRIDKDDEMFGRGGTFDFGNRHPDGSPMTIPAAEKAE; encoded by the coding sequence ATGGCTTTAAGCAACGAATACATCAAGCAAAAACTGCAGGCAACGTTTGGCGAAGACGTTTACGGATTTGAGGAGCCTTACGGCATGCTTACCTTTGAAACCAAGCCCGAACTTAACCTGAAACTGATGCGGTTTTTATTTGACGAACCCGCATTGGGTTTTCAGTTTCTGACCGACCTGACGGCCGTTCATTATCCGGCGTACCAGGGCCGCGAACTGGCGGTTGTTTACCACTTGCACAACCTGGTGGAAAACTGCCGCATCCGCTTCAAAGTGTTTGTGCCCATTGTAAAGCCGGATGTTTTTAGCGCAACAAAAATCTTTGAGGCCGCCAACTGGCTGGAGAGGGAAGCCTACGATTTCTACGGTGTCAATTTTGTTGGACACCCGAATTTAATCCGGATTCAGAACGTGGACGAGATGGATTACTTCCCGCTGCGGAAAGAATACCCGCTGGAAGACCAGACGAGAATTGACAAAGATGACGAGATGTTCGGCAGAGGCGGAACGTTTGATTTCGGCAACAGGCATCCTGATGGTTCACCCATGACCATACCGGCTGCTGAAAAAGCCGAATAG
- a CDS encoding NADH-quinone oxidoreductase subunit NuoE family protein, which produces MNFSEQKLEKVKEIIARYPEGKHKSALIPLLHLAQEENNGWLSVEAMDYVAGLLQLKPIEVYEVATFYSMYNLKPVGRYLFEVCQTGPCMLNGSDNIIGYIQEKLNIKVGETTPDGMFTLKTVECLGACGYAPMMQMGKFYKEHLTKEKVDQIIDECRHTAATNN; this is translated from the coding sequence ATGAATTTTTCAGAACAAAAATTAGAAAAGGTCAAAGAAATCATTGCCCGCTATCCCGAGGGAAAGCACAAGAGTGCATTGATTCCTTTGCTGCATTTGGCACAGGAGGAAAACAACGGATGGCTGAGCGTGGAGGCAATGGATTACGTTGCCGGCCTGCTTCAATTAAAACCCATCGAGGTTTACGAAGTGGCTACGTTTTACAGCATGTACAATCTCAAACCCGTTGGCCGCTATCTTTTTGAAGTTTGCCAAACCGGTCCCTGCATGCTCAACGGCAGCGACAACATCATCGGTTACATCCAGGAAAAGCTGAACATCAAAGTGGGTGAAACAACACCGGACGGAATGTTTACTTTAAAAACCGTTGAGTGTCTTGGCGCTTGCGGCTATGCACCCATGATGCAGATGGGCAAGTTTTACAAAGAGCACCTGACCAAAGAAAAAGTAGATCAAATTATTGACGAATGCAGGCACACTGCAGCAACGAACAACTAA
- a CDS encoding tetratricopeptide repeat protein produces MKKSAVVFLFAALFSISAMAQSVQEGVSNWYAERYQSARSIFEKLIAANPNNLEAVYWLGQTLLGQGDVAGAKALYQKTLSTNGNAPWILAGMGQIDLMEGRAAEARAKFDAALAGSKGKKGNDPSILTAVARANVQPYSDDKKVGDLDYAIAKLNEAAQLAPNNADLFVVLGNAYRKKHQGGDAVQAYRKAGTFAPALYRTASIYQSQQNWDAVLEYLNSTIAADPKFAPAYETLYAYSITEKRDPEAADKWGKLYVSNSDPSADNDYILASTAYVRKDFQGAINIANKILQATNNNPKARVYRLLAYAYQDLKDTAKACDYSNRFLTRAAATNDELLANDYLLHATTCGIGNPVIVQQDIAKALQIDTARSQQVSLLNKFITSARAAGQRDLEANLMLTSAHLRGQATPAELFYIGTLFYYTKNFQTSDSVLTAYITAAPDSLQGYYWRGLTRLGIDTASTQGLAVPDFEKTVQLAEADKVRFKPQGTQASQLLTIYQANVKHDKAAALAAVAKGLEFDPTNETLLGIQRQLSGGKTTPPPAKTETKTKTSADSTKTKTKTKGK; encoded by the coding sequence ATGAAGAAGTCAGCAGTTGTTTTCCTTTTTGCTGCGCTGTTCTCGATCAGCGCAATGGCTCAATCCGTACAGGAAGGCGTTAGCAATTGGTATGCGGAACGCTACCAGAGTGCCCGTTCCATTTTTGAAAAATTAATCGCGGCCAACCCCAATAATTTAGAAGCCGTTTACTGGCTTGGCCAAACCTTGCTCGGGCAGGGCGACGTGGCCGGTGCAAAAGCCTTGTACCAAAAAACATTATCAACTAACGGCAACGCGCCGTGGATTTTGGCTGGCATGGGACAGATTGATTTGATGGAAGGCCGTGCTGCCGAGGCCCGCGCCAAGTTTGATGCGGCCCTTGCCGGAAGTAAAGGAAAGAAAGGTAACGATCCTTCGATTCTTACCGCTGTGGCCCGCGCCAATGTGCAACCATATAGCGATGACAAGAAGGTAGGCGATTTGGATTACGCCATTGCTAAATTGAATGAAGCCGCACAATTAGCCCCGAATAACGCGGACCTTTTCGTTGTGTTGGGCAACGCTTACCGCAAAAAGCATCAGGGCGGCGATGCCGTGCAAGCCTACCGCAAGGCGGGCACTTTTGCCCCGGCTTTGTACCGTACTGCCAGCATTTATCAGTCGCAGCAAAACTGGGATGCCGTGTTGGAATATTTGAATTCTACCATTGCTGCCGACCCTAAATTTGCGCCGGCATACGAAACGCTTTATGCCTACAGCATCACCGAAAAAAGAGACCCGGAAGCCGCTGATAAATGGGGTAAGCTCTACGTTTCCAATTCAGACCCAAGCGCGGACAACGATTATATTTTGGCGTCAACAGCCTACGTGCGGAAAGATTTTCAGGGCGCCATTAACATCGCAAACAAAATTTTGCAGGCTACCAACAACAACCCCAAGGCTCGCGTTTACCGCTTGCTTGCCTATGCGTACCAAGACTTAAAAGACACGGCAAAGGCTTGCGATTATTCCAATCGTTTTTTGACCCGCGCCGCGGCTACCAACGATGAATTATTGGCCAATGATTACTTGCTTCACGCAACCACTTGCGGCATTGGTAATCCGGTTATTGTGCAGCAGGACATTGCCAAGGCCCTGCAGATTGACACAGCAAGGAGCCAGCAGGTTTCTTTGCTGAATAAGTTCATTACATCAGCCCGTGCGGCCGGCCAGCGTGATTTAGAAGCCAACCTGATGTTGACTTCTGCACACCTGCGTGGACAAGCCACTCCTGCCGAACTCTTTTACATTGGCACCTTATTTTATTACACAAAGAACTTTCAAACCAGCGACAGCGTGCTTACTGCTTACATTACAGCGGCGCCTGATTCACTTCAGGGTTATTACTGGCGTGGGTTGACGAGATTGGGAATTGATACAGCCAGTACACAAGGTTTGGCCGTTCCTGATTTTGAAAAAACCGTGCAGTTGGCCGAAGCCGATAAGGTGCGGTTTAAACCTCAAGGCACACAGGCTTCACAACTTCTGACCATTTACCAGGCCAATGTAAAACACGATAAAGCAGCCGCTTTAGCAGCCGTAGCTAAGGGCCTGGAGTTTGACCCGACAAACGAGACCTTGTTGGGAATCCAAAGACAGCTTTCGGGTGGCAAAACAACGCCGCCACCGGCAAAGACGGAAACAAAAACAAAGACTTCTGCCGACAGTACAAAGACGAAGACAAAAACAAAAGGCAAATAA
- a CDS encoding nuclear transport factor 2 family protein — protein MKKTIFLAFVLFAGIAVFAQSKDEKELVERTYLLSHTVFGSKDSLTLEDLFAKKATYGHSHGNLQTREQAIAGITKNKSRYTDTAVSNVQVLKYDDDVAIVRHLFKANENKVDGTVTPLNFAMMLVWVKEKKKWRLLGRQAVSIQ, from the coding sequence ATGAAAAAAACAATCTTTCTTGCCTTTGTTCTCTTTGCCGGTATCGCGGTCTTTGCACAATCGAAGGATGAAAAAGAACTGGTTGAACGCACTTATCTTTTAAGCCACACGGTATTTGGTTCGAAAGACAGTTTAACGCTGGAAGATTTGTTTGCCAAAAAAGCAACCTACGGTCATTCACACGGCAACCTGCAAACAAGAGAGCAGGCCATCGCAGGCATTACAAAGAACAAATCAAGATACACCGATACAGCGGTAAGCAACGTGCAGGTTTTGAAGTACGATGATGACGTTGCCATCGTTCGTCATCTTTTCAAGGCGAACGAAAACAAAGTTGACGGCACCGTTACGCCGTTAAATTTTGCGATGATGCTGGTGTGGGTAAAAGAAAAAAAGAAATGGCGTTTGTTGGGACGTCAGGCCGTAAGCATTCAGTAA
- the nuoF gene encoding NADH-quinone oxidoreductase subunit NuoF, whose product MGRKLLLEKAGIENIRQYDVYRQNGGYSAQEKAYKMAPADIIEEVKKSGLRGRGGAGFPTGLKWSFLAKPEGVPRYLVCNADESEPGTFKDRYLMEFLPHLFIEGLAISSYALGANTCYIYIRGEYAWIPDILEQAIAEARNAGFLGKNILGTGFDLEIYVQRGAGAYICGEETALLESLEGKRGNPRIKPPFPAVKGLWGCPTVVNNVETLAAVVPIINIGGEEYAKIGIGKSTGTKLISACGNINKPGVYEIDMTISVEEFLYSDEYCGGIPNGKRLKACIPGGSSVPIVPANLLLKTAKGEKRMMTYESLADGGFQTGTMMGSGGFIVLDEDQCVVRHTLTLARFYRHESCGQCSPCREGTGWMEKILQNIEYGKGKMSDIDLLWDIQSKIEGNTICPLGDAAAWPVAAAIRHFRDEFEWHVLNPEESQKRNFGLAHYADPLEVSVA is encoded by the coding sequence ATGGGCAGAAAACTTTTATTAGAAAAAGCAGGCATCGAAAACATCAGGCAGTACGATGTTTACCGGCAGAACGGCGGCTATTCCGCACAGGAAAAAGCCTACAAGATGGCGCCTGCGGATATTATTGAGGAAGTAAAGAAAAGCGGCTTGCGTGGTCGCGGCGGCGCGGGTTTTCCAACAGGATTGAAGTGGAGTTTTCTGGCCAAGCCAGAAGGCGTTCCGCGTTACCTCGTTTGCAACGCCGACGAATCGGAGCCCGGTACGTTTAAAGACCGTTACCTGATGGAATTTTTGCCGCACCTTTTCATTGAAGGTCTGGCGATTTCTTCTTATGCTTTGGGCGCAAATACTTGCTACATCTACATCCGCGGCGAGTACGCCTGGATACCCGATATTCTTGAACAAGCCATTGCCGAAGCCAGGAATGCAGGCTTTTTGGGTAAGAATATTTTAGGAACCGGTTTTGATTTAGAAATTTATGTGCAGCGCGGCGCCGGCGCTTATATCTGCGGCGAAGAAACTGCCTTGCTTGAATCACTCGAAGGCAAACGCGGCAACCCAAGAATCAAACCGCCGTTTCCGGCGGTGAAGGGTTTGTGGGGTTGTCCAACAGTTGTAAACAACGTAGAGACACTTGCAGCCGTTGTTCCCATCATCAACATTGGCGGCGAAGAATATGCAAAGATTGGCATCGGCAAATCAACCGGCACAAAGTTGATTTCTGCCTGCGGTAACATCAACAAGCCCGGCGTGTACGAAATTGACATGACCATCTCGGTAGAAGAATTTCTTTACAGCGATGAATATTGCGGCGGCATTCCGAACGGCAAGCGATTGAAAGCCTGCATCCCGGGTGGTTCTTCTGTGCCCATCGTACCCGCAAACCTTTTGTTGAAAACGGCAAAGGGAGAGAAGCGCATGATGACCTACGAAAGCCTTGCCGATGGCGGCTTTCAAACCGGTACGATGATGGGTTCGGGTGGATTTATTGTGTTGGACGAAGACCAGTGCGTTGTTCGCCACACTCTCACACTTGCACGTTTTTATCGCCACGAAAGCTGCGGGCAGTGTTCGCCTTGCCGCGAGGGAACGGGTTGGATGGAAAAGATTCTGCAAAACATTGAATACGGCAAAGGCAAGATGAGTGATATTGATTTGTTGTGGGACATTCAAAGCAAGATTGAAGGCAATACGATTTGCCCGCTTGGTGATGCGGCGGCCTGGCCGGTGGCAGCAGCCATTCGTCATTTCAGAGACGAATTTGAGTGGCACGTATTGAATCCTGAAGAATCGCAAAAACGAAATTTTGGATTGGCACATTATGCTGATCCGTTGGAAGTATCTGTAGCATAA
- a CDS encoding NADH-quinone oxidoreductase subunit A, translated as MFPLLQADLSKAISDVNSAASWLPIAFQFLFAFGMIGTLLVVTHLLGPKRKTTDKLQTFASGIESHGEARQPMAIKYFLVAILFVLFDVEIIFFYPYAVNFKGLGWSGFWAVFMFVAFFLCGFIYIIKKKALEWED; from the coding sequence ATGTTTCCTCTACTTCAAGCAGATTTGAGCAAAGCCATATCCGATGTGAACTCAGCCGCCAGTTGGCTTCCTATTGCTTTCCAGTTTTTGTTTGCGTTCGGCATGATCGGCACGTTGCTGGTTGTAACGCACCTGCTTGGACCTAAACGCAAAACCACCGACAAACTGCAAACCTTCGCATCGGGTATTGAAAGCCACGGCGAAGCCCGGCAGCCAATGGCCATCAAATATTTTCTGGTGGCAATTCTGTTTGTGTTGTTCGATGTTGAGATTATCTTTTTTTACCCTTACGCGGTTAATTTCAAAGGCCTTGGTTGGAGCGGTTTTTGGGCGGTGTTTATGTTCGTTGCCTTCTTTTTGTGCGGCTTTATCTACATCATCAAGAAGAAAGCATTGGAGTGGGAGGATTAG
- a CDS encoding NADH-quinone oxidoreductase subunit D, producing MSTTEKHITLPEGSIEKTTTKINLGPTHPATHGVFQNILELDGEKIVSAEQTIGYVHRAIEKIAERRPLYQITPLTDRLNYCSSPINNMGWHLTCEKLLGVQTPKRVDYLRVIIMELARIADHLICNSIVGVDAGAYTGFLYLMQYRELIYEIWEQVCGARLTTNIGRIGGFERNFNNIAWEKLDKFLAEYPKALKEFENLFVRNRIFMERTIGAGPISAERALNYGFTGPNLRAAGVDYDVRVHTPYCSYQDFEFNVPTGTTGDCYDRFLVREEEMWESLKIIEQAYRKVQEFKGAEAEVFHADVPEYYLPEKKDVYTKMEALIYHFKIIMGEVDMPPGEVYHAVEGANGELGFYLISDGGRSPYRMHIRRPCFIYYQAYEELVKGSMLSDAIIVMSSLNLIAGEMDG from the coding sequence ATGTCTACGACAGAAAAACATATCACACTTCCGGAAGGAAGCATCGAAAAAACAACCACCAAAATAAACCTTGGTCCTACGCACCCGGCCACGCACGGTGTGTTTCAAAACATCCTGGAACTGGACGGCGAAAAAATTGTTTCCGCTGAACAAACCATTGGGTATGTGCACCGGGCCATTGAAAAAATTGCCGAACGCCGACCGCTGTATCAAATTACGCCATTGACTGACCGGCTGAATTACTGCTCGTCGCCCATCAACAACATGGGATGGCACTTGACCTGCGAAAAATTACTGGGCGTTCAAACGCCAAAGCGGGTTGATTACCTCCGCGTCATCATCATGGAGTTGGCACGAATTGCCGACCACTTGATATGCAATTCGATTGTGGGAGTGGATGCGGGAGCTTACACTGGCTTTTTGTACCTGATGCAATACCGCGAACTTATTTATGAAATCTGGGAACAGGTTTGCGGTGCCCGCCTTACAACCAACATCGGACGCATCGGCGGTTTCGAACGGAACTTCAACAACATTGCCTGGGAAAAACTTGATAAATTTCTGGCTGAATATCCTAAGGCCTTAAAAGAGTTTGAAAACCTTTTTGTGCGCAACCGCATCTTCATGGAACGCACCATTGGCGCAGGACCCATCAGCGCGGAAAGAGCCCTGAACTACGGCTTTACCGGCCCAAACCTGCGGGCTGCGGGAGTAGATTATGATGTAAGGGTTCATACGCCTTATTGCAGTTATCAGGATTTTGAATTTAACGTTCCTACCGGCACTACCGGCGATTGCTACGATCGTTTTTTGGTCCGCGAAGAAGAAATGTGGGAATCCCTGAAAATTATTGAACAGGCTTATCGAAAAGTGCAGGAGTTTAAAGGTGCAGAAGCCGAAGTTTTTCATGCCGACGTTCCTGAATATTATTTGCCGGAAAAGAAGGATGTGTACACCAAAATGGAGGCGCTCATTTACCACTTCAAAATCATCATGGGTGAGGTGGACATGCCGCCCGGCGAAGTGTATCACGCAGTAGAAGGCGCAAACGGAGAATTGGGCTTTTACCTGATCAGCGACGGCGGCCGCAGCCCGTACAGAATGCACATCAGGAGACCGTGTTTTATTTATTACCAGGCATACGAGGAATTGGTAAAAGGCAGCATGTTGAGCGATGCCATCATTGTGATGTCTTCGCTGAATTTGATTGCCGGTGAGATGGACGGGTAA
- a CDS encoding PstS family phosphate ABC transporter substrate-binding protein produces MKGLQRIGFLIFGVVFLAGCKNSGAERPDRFDSGILHISCDESFKPVMDAQIQVYEAQYPDAKIIAHYKPEADCISDFLVDSVRLIVATRGFSEKEKTAISDSLKVAPEKFTVAYDAVAVIVNPLAEDSFFTVNDLRKLVSGNSNKNLIPVFDGLKATSTVRFMLDSVLRGKPLGKNVVAAESSQGVIDYVAKTKNAVGFLGISWLGNFDDSLQRSYLKKVRLARLESTDSAGGYVLPVQYLIYSRSYPFIRDLVCVLKERYTGLANGFVNFLRSDRGQLLFRRSYLYPAVRAFYARDTELK; encoded by the coding sequence ATGAAAGGCTTGCAAAGAATTGGTTTTTTAATTTTTGGTGTGGTTTTTTTGGCCGGTTGTAAAAACAGCGGAGCAGAAAGGCCCGACCGCTTTGACAGCGGCATACTGCACATTAGTTGCGACGAAAGTTTTAAACCCGTGATGGATGCGCAAATTCAGGTTTACGAGGCACAGTATCCCGACGCAAAAATTATTGCGCATTACAAACCCGAAGCTGACTGCATCAGTGATTTTCTGGTGGATTCGGTTCGGCTGATCGTTGCCACGAGAGGCTTCTCGGAAAAAGAAAAGACAGCCATCTCCGATTCGTTGAAAGTAGCGCCGGAAAAATTTACAGTGGCTTATGATGCGGTGGCGGTGATTGTTAATCCGCTGGCGGAGGATTCTTTTTTTACCGTAAATGATTTAAGAAAGCTCGTCAGCGGAAATTCTAATAAAAATCTAATTCCGGTGTTTGATGGCCTGAAAGCCACAAGTACGGTGCGGTTTATGCTTGATTCCGTGCTTCGCGGCAAACCGCTTGGAAAAAACGTTGTGGCCGCTGAAAGCAGCCAGGGAGTTATAGATTACGTGGCGAAGACCAAAAACGCCGTTGGTTTTTTGGGCATCAGTTGGCTTGGCAATTTCGACGATTCTTTGCAGCGGTCCTATTTAAAAAAAGTCCGGCTGGCCCGCCTGGAAAGTACCGACAGTGCCGGTGGGTATGTGTTACCGGTCCAGTATTTAATTTACAGCCGCTCTTATCCGTTCATCCGCGATTTGGTATGCGTCTTGAAAGAACGTTATACCGGTCTGGCCAACGGTTTTGTGAATTTTCTTCGCAGCGACCGCGGCCAGCTTCTTTTTCGCCGTTCTTACCTGTATCCGGCGGTCCGTGCCTTTTATGCACGCGACACCGAACTAAAGTAG
- a CDS encoding 2Fe-2S iron-sulfur cluster-binding protein, with protein MAEEKKLFKVTIDNITTEVEPGTTILMAARKIGGDIVPPTMCYYSKLQNTGGYCRTCLVKVTAGSTADPRPMPKLVASCRTAVMDGMVVENITNPAVLEARKGVVEFLLINHPLDCPVCDQAGECDLQDLSYEHGTEGTRSEFRRRTFERIDIGPYIQLHMTRCILCYRCVHTANQVAGSREHGVLDRGDHAQIATYIQQSLESPMIGNVIDVCPVGALTDRTFRFKNRVWFTKPMDAHRDCPHCKGSVRLWLRGDDVLRVTARKDQWGEVEDWICNECRFEKKKVSDWVIEGPTQLNRHSVINAGHYTNAAKPTEFLKEVMNGHAPRLLLDIHTVSGVNMVDLNDLPGPATGATFNGNPNAFGHNPTDVKEGVGRNMAGTDSTNPNTP; from the coding sequence ATGGCTGAAGAAAAAAAACTGTTTAAAGTAACGATAGACAACATCACCACCGAAGTGGAGCCGGGAACGACCATCCTGATGGCTGCCCGTAAAATTGGTGGCGACATTGTGCCGCCTACTATGTGTTATTACAGTAAGCTGCAAAACACCGGCGGTTATTGCCGCACTTGCCTGGTAAAAGTAACGGCCGGTTCCACGGCAGATCCACGGCCGATGCCGAAGTTGGTGGCAAGTTGCCGTACGGCGGTGATGGACGGTATGGTGGTGGAAAACATCACTAACCCGGCGGTGCTGGAAGCAAGAAAAGGCGTGGTGGAATTTCTGCTGATCAACCACCCACTTGATTGTCCTGTATGTGACCAGGCCGGCGAATGCGACTTGCAAGACCTGAGCTACGAACACGGCACCGAAGGAACCCGCTCCGAGTTCAGACGCCGAACCTTTGAGCGTATTGACATTGGCCCCTACATTCAATTGCACATGACCCGCTGCATTCTTTGCTACCGTTGCGTGCACACGGCTAACCAAGTTGCAGGCAGCCGTGAACACGGCGTTTTAGACAGAGGCGACCATGCGCAAATTGCAACTTATATTCAGCAGTCACTGGAAAGTCCAATGATTGGGAACGTGATTGACGTTTGCCCGGTGGGTGCGTTAACGGATAGAACCTTTCGTTTCAAGAACCGCGTGTGGTTTACCAAGCCAATGGATGCGCACCGTGACTGTCCACATTGCAAAGGCAGCGTACGACTGTGGCTGCGCGGAGATGATGTGCTGCGTGTGACGGCCCGTAAAGACCAATGGGGTGAGGTGGAAGACTGGATTTGCAACGAATGCCGCTTTGAGAAAAAGAAGGTAAGTGATTGGGTAATCGAAGGTCCGACGCAGTTGAATCGTCATTCGGTTATAAATGCCGGCCATTACACGAATGCAGCAAAGCCAACCGAATTTTTAAAAGAAGTGATGAACGGCCATGCCCCGCGACTGTTGCTGGACATTCACACTGTTAGTGGCGTAAACATGGTAGATCTAAATGATTTACCCGGGCCGGCCACCGGCGCTACGTTCAACGGCAATCCAAATGCGTTTGGACATAACCCAACGGACGTAAAGGAAGGCGTGGGCAGAAACATGGCTGGAACCGACAGCACGAATCCGAATACACCGTAA